Proteins from a single region of Parabacteroides sp. FAFU027:
- a CDS encoding DUF4372 domain-containing protein: MYQDKYVFAQLVSFLNRSKFNRIVTKFDGDK; encoded by the coding sequence ATGTATCAAGACAAATACGTTTTTGCTCAACTGGTTTCGTTTCTGAATCGAAGTAAATTCAATCGCATTGTCACCAAATTTGATGGAGACAAAT